One window of the Diachasmimorpha longicaudata isolate KC_UGA_2023 chromosome 9, iyDiaLong2, whole genome shotgun sequence genome contains the following:
- the LOC135165792 gene encoding uncharacterized protein LOC135165792 isoform X2 has product MEDDDGEGSNTESQVLTDSESLKIHHNSTTESSDLSDDEKETEKNDVGGGDDDDEEEEEEEEIYPENFPTRLPNPVSHPVFKGFKKRVISDKAVEETGEAASDEKRSLTSRRGKITEYAQYLGLQPAAKYNKCSKCNVTNSHRNQGRDECLCQSQVAVTTPETSSSSSSSSVFSDNHPSTSKLTNNFRITRKVYLCAACGTYFENWNLFLHMREIHKRHICLFCLGMFGQAERLSHHLEKKHSVAETPFSTVEDFYNAFKGSCYLICCSCEKTFSETDNFYNHFCPTSLSDDKSPEQEEDICSVCRQVGSHAATCQRQVEGNSSGKSGVKIGSKGLLPRSKNHRVKKSEKHMLSSYQKKLTQLYERKMTLKTERASLDSAPSEPVVVSDVCVNLEIPQISERPESSNLSRDTVAETILQVSKLSDDPKEISPMPPSPEAEDTDDKQLKSPEDVENREEVDRNNWDSVTETIMRVSRFENSEQSETEKISSDCEENRLEHNDQEMMVDEVHQSETPEDVDKRDDSSSDDPDDDEESLKKLESTPMSVSRVNRTKGSLVIKICTNKNSHYSVSTPNMNGVDESEDNNNDSDSDNDRLTVALNDESNRIQDDAEPSSYNEFVGDDDQGTPGDVDNVEKSLEETDKIPQENEESKSNADNFEVKEASEKPTTEDGIQLAGDDAPSIDLNVNDLLENLQIVDLLKGCIEAASPTCVYCNHARHIAVNGKQLALHMLTEHRFQPQHPAIIIQPEQFINRVKKFIDQLDGHYFNADSYDSDIGTYNVPTIRMYECFNCRVVSHVHKDLYLHNRKMHQKTILICVMCKSTFYSYSELLCHLCPGIYLSMETDMSTQSLTSSILNPSIKYRCCICTIDPLPSAFRLMVHLRKRHHACDVCLELNGNQQRLSNHVWKHKLQHLCYRCGIAYRNKPDITKHLFWKHGTESVLCKKCLQKKWPHIYHFCIPPTAFICDECNVSFSRAVALKVHKRIHTKEEPYACADCKMRFISKKLLMRHEVEIHRPPPEVPEIPALADDHCGDNGDADGQQDEGGDGNHQKCGGEGLGNEGPTTGASSRPASAAQSQVSGGSPSGALGIPEGLSESQKMSVEPVRKVVDVYDLPPLNLSDSDSDDENDEAEGVSRNDEKKDDNEVEMKEGEESRAGDDTVNPSVAGASESEQIDEHQEQQVDIMNGIWDNFKSYATTTETNLEELAKSEEKIIEAKQKELVSIITADHDYCVVYGDSKMEEEPEETQNSPKTADLGENGVNITDTVNETDQAFLTEVTINEVNEVSIPTVESDVEKKKEKSPKKKVNSNSSSSDSSSDSDSSSCSCGTNCSCSSSSSDSSSSSSSSSDSDSSGSESSPKKQLEGRKRERKRVKNSQHKRLKEDNFENEETVNNAINEINPEEELINVHTIDEPSVIDVQEQYNLPTPDVPHVERRNVMRESDLETDETETDEDFYDEHPQELANKLLVEKRNQLLHLANVSVPSETSVKNGVVDNMEIQSQTSSRKKIKVKKRKKTSDSRRGARAARGARGTRGRRSKYPGAQVVAADHDEPPIKINIPKQKYDRQKHSKIRFSSMVPPANSTCQSAEYSMNNSTFVQGSQMSGGYSGASGASGTETPGSESKRASKRKRIPKKFYGDSSDDEQPNQYPKWRRIENNSGIVGGQAGQQGHQYVPTITIKQNFGPSLQSK; this is encoded by the exons ATGGAAGATGACGACGGTGAGGGTTCAAATACAGAATCACAAGTGCTAACAGACAgtgaatcattaaaaattcatcacaATTCAACGACCGAATCATCGGATTTGTCGGACGATGAGAAAGAAACGGAGAAGAATGATGTTGGTGGTGGCGATGACGAcgatgaggaggaggaggaggaggaggaaataTATCCAGAGAATTTTCCAACACGTCTGCCAAATCCAGTGTCACATCCTGTATTCAAGGGATTCAAGAAGCGTGTGATATCCGATAAAGCAGTAGAGGAGACTGGAGAAGCGGccagtgatgagaaaagaaGCCTAACCTCCAGAAGAGGTAAAATAACTGAGTACGCTCAGTATTTGGGTCTCCAGCCAGCAGCAAAGTACAATAAATGCTCAAAGTGCAATGTCACGAATAGTCATCGTAATCAGGGAAGGGATGAGTGTTTGTGTCAATCACAAGTGGCTGTTACAACACCAGaaacatcatcatcatcgtcatcatcatcagTTTTCAGTGATAATCATCCTAGTACTTCGAAATTAACAAATAACTTCAGGATAACGAGAAAAGTTTATCTGTGCGCTGCTTGTGGtacatattttgaaaattggaatCTATTTCTTCACATGAGGGAGATACATAAACGACACATTTGTCTATTTTGTTTGGGAATGTTTGGACAGGCTGAGAGGTTATCTCATCATCTTGAGAAAAAACACAGTGTTGCTGAGACGCCATTCAGTACAGTTGAGGATTTTTACAATGCTTTTAAGGGCTCTTGTTATTTAATATGCTGTTCGTGTGAAAAAACCTTCTCCGAGActgataatttttacaatCACTTCTGTCCCACATCCCTCAGTGATGATAAATCACCTGAGCAGGAGGAGGATATTTGCTCTGTATGTCGGCAAGTTGGATCACATGCTGCTACGTGCCAACGTCAAGTGGAGGGAAATAGTTCGGGTAAAAGTGGAGTGAAAATTGGGTCTAAAGGGCTCCTCCCCAGatcaaaaaatcatcgagTGAAGAAAAGTGAGAAACACATGCTGTcgtcttatcagaaaaaattgacacaactttatgaaagaaaaatgacactgaagacagagagagcgtcTTTGGACTCTGCACCAAGTGAACCTGTTGTTGTCAGTGATGTTTGTGTTAATCTCGAAATTCCCCAGATCTCGGAGAGGCCAGAATCCTCGAATTTGTCCCGGGATACTGTCGCTGAGACTATTCTGCAGGTCTCCAAGCTGTCTGACGATCCCAAAGAGATATCTCCAATGCCTCCATCACCAGAAGCTGAAGATACTGATGATAAACAGTTGAAATCACCTGAGGATGTGGAAAATCGTGAGGAAGTGGATAGAAATAATTGGGACAGTGTGACGGAGACCATAATGAGGGTATCacgttttgaaaattctgaacAATCAGAGACCGAAAAAATCAGCAGTGATTGTGAAGAAAATAGACTAGAACATAATGACCAGGAGATGATGGTGGATGAGGTACATCAATCAGAGACACCTGAGGACGTCGACAAGAGGGATGACTCGTCTTCTGATGATCCCGACGACGATGAAGAGAGCCTGAAAAAATTAGAATCGACACCAATGTCAGTCAGTAGAGTTAATAGGACCAAAGGTAGTCTGGTGATTAAAATttgtacaaataaaaattctcattactCTGTCAGCACTCCAAATATGAACGGTGTTGACGAATCAGAGGATAACAATAACGACAGTGACTCCGATAACGACAGGTTGACAGTTGCCCTGAATGACGAGAGCAACAGAATTCAAGACGATGCAGAACCCTCGAGTTACAACGAATTCGTGGGGGATGACGATCAAGGGACACCAGGAGATGTTGATAACGTTGAAAAGTCCCTCGAGGAGACCGACAAGATCCCCCAGGAAAATGAAGAATCTAAATCTAATGCTGATAATTTTGAGGTTAAAGAAGCATCAGAAAAACCTACCACTGAGGATGGCATTCAGCTTGCTGGTGATGATGCACCCAGTATCGATCTCAATGTCAACGATCTCCTCGAGAATCTCCAGATAGTTGATCTCTTAAAGGGCTGCATCGAGGCTGCCAGTCCCACCTGTGTGTACTGTAATCACGCAAGACACATCGCTGTAAATGGCAAACAACTGGCCCTCCACATGCTCACTGAGCACAGATTTCAACCACAACATCCTGCTATTATAATTCAACCCGAACAATTCATCAATagagttaaaaaattcattgatcagCTGGATGGCCATTACTTCAATGCTGACAGTTATGACAGTGACATTGGTACTTACAATGTACCAACGATTCGCATGTACGAGTGCTTCAATTGTCGTGTTGTCTCTCATGTACACAAAGATCTTTACTTACACAATCGTAAGATGCATCAGAAGACGATATTAATATGTGTTATGTGTAAATCAACATTCTACAGTTACAGTGAATTACTCTGTCATCTTTGTCCtggtatttatttatcaatggaAACAGACATGTCAACGCAGTCATTGACATCATCGATATTAAATCCAAGTATTAAATATCGTTGTTGTATATGTACAATTGATCCATTACCATCGGCATTCAGACTTATGGTACATCTTAGAAAACGTCATCATGCATGTGACGTTTGTCTTGAGCTTAATGGTAATCAGCAGAGGCTGTCAAATCACGTTTGGAAGCATAAACTTCAGCATTTGTGTTACAGATGTGGTATTGCATACAGAAATAAACCGGATATAACGAAACATTTATTTTGGAAACATGGAACTGAGAGTGTACTTTGTAAAAAatgtttgcaaaaaaaatggccGCATATTTATCACTTTTGCATACCGCCAACTGCTTTTATCTGTGACGAGTGTAATGTGAGTTTTTCAAGAGCTGTTGCCCTAAAGGTTCACAAGAGAATTCATACCAAGGAGGAGCCATATGCTTGTGCTGATTGTAAAATGAGATTTAtatcgaaaaaattgttgatgagacATGAAGTGGAGATACACAGGCCACCACCAGAAGTACCAGAGATACCAGCACTGGCTGATGATCATTGTGGGGATAATGGTGATGCTGATGGACAGCAGGATGAGGGTGGTGATGGTAATCATCAGAAATGTGGAGGCGAGGGATTGGGGAACGAGGGACCGACAACTGGGGCTTCATCACGTCCAGCAAGTGCAGCACAGAGTCAGGTTTCTGGAGGTAGTCCTAGTGGTGCTTTAGGAATACCTGAGGGACTGTCTGAATCCCAGAAAATGTCTGTGGAGCCAGTGAGGAAGGTTGTAGATGTCTATGATTTACCGCCTTTGAATCTTTCAGACAGTGATTCTGATGATGAGAATGATGAGGCAGAGGGAGTGAGCAGAAATGATGAGAAAAAGGATGATAATGAGGTGGAGATGAAAGAGGGGGAGGAGAGTAGAGCTGGTGATGATACTGTAAATCCCTCCGTTGCTGGTGCCAGTGAATCAGAACAGATTGACGAACATCAGGAGCAACAGGTTGATATTATGAATGGAATATGGGATAATTTCAAGTCATATGCTACGACGACTGAAACTAATCTCGAGGAGTTGGCTAAGAGTGAGGAAAAGATCATTGAGGCCAAGCAAAAGGAGCTTGTTAGTATAATAACAGCGGATCACGATTATTGTGTTGTTTATGGTGATTCCAAGATGGaggaggagccagaggagacacaaaattcaccaaaaactgCTGATCTAGGGGAGAATGGAGTCAACATAACTGATACTGTGAATGAAACTGATCAAGCTTTTCTCACTGAAGTTACCATCAACGAGGTGAACGAGGTTTCAATTCCCACTGTTGAGAGTGACGTTGagaagaagaaagaaaaatcgcCGAAGAAGAAGGTAAACAGCAACTCATCCTCGAGTGATTCCTCCAGTGATTCAGACTCCAGCAGTTGCTCCTGTGGTACAAACTGCAGCTGTAGCAGTTCATCGTCTGATTCGTCGTCATCGTCAAGCAGTTCATCTGATTCAGATAGCTCAGGATCTGAATCATCACCTAAGAAACAGTTGGAAGGCCGAAAGAGAGAACGCAAAAGGGTTAAAAATAGTCAGCATAAACGCTTGAAGGAGGACAATTTTGAGAATGAGGAGACTGTTAACAATGcgattaatgaaattaatccTGAGGAAGAACTTATTAATGTTCACACAATTGATGAGCCCAGTGTTATCGATGTTCAAGAGCAGTATAATTTACCAACACCAGATGTACCACATGTTGAGAGACGCAATGTAATGCGAGAATCTGATCTTGAAACTGATGAAACGGAAACCGAtgaagatttttatgatgaacaTCCTCAGGAGCTGGCCAATAAATTGCTGGTGGAGAAGAGAAATCAATTGTTACATCTTGCAAATGTTTCTGTACCATCAGAAACATCAGTGAAAAATGGAGTAGTTGATAATATGGAGATTCAGAGTCAGACGagtagtagaaaaaaaattaaagtaaaaAAGAGGAAGAAAACAAGCGACAGCAGAAGAGGGGCAAGAGCAGCTAGAGGGGCTCGTGGCACCAGAGGAAGACGATCCAAGTATCCAGGTGCTCAGGTGGTAGCTGCTGATCATGACGAGCCACCGATCAAGATAAACATTCCAAAGCAAAAATATGATCGTCAAAAACATTCGAAAATACGTTTTTCATCGATGGTACCACCAGCTAATTCAACATGTCAGTCTGCCGAGTATtcgatgaataattcaacattTGTTCAGGGAAGTCAGATGTCCGGGGGCTATTCAGGGGCATCTGGTGCTTCTGGTACCGAAACACCCGGCAGTGAGAGCAAGAGGGCATCCAAGAGAAAACGTATTCCAAAGAAATTTTATGGTGACTCGAGTGATGATGAACAACCTAATCAGTATCCAAAGTGGaggagaattgaaaataattctggtATTGTTGGAGGTCAGGCTGGACAACAGGGACATCAGTATGTGCCAACCATAACGATCAAGCAAAATTTTGGCCCATCACTTCAATCAAAATG A
- the LOC135165792 gene encoding uncharacterized protein LOC135165792 isoform X1 codes for MEDDDGEGSNTESQVLTDSESLKIHHNSTTESSDLSDDEKETEKNDVGGGDDDDEEEEEEEEIYPENFPTRLPNPVSHPVFKGFKKRVISDKAVEETGEAASDEKRSLTSRRGKITEYAQYLGLQPAAKYNKCSKCNVTNSHRNQGRDECLCQSQVAVTTPETSSSSSSSSVFSDNHPSTSKLTNNFRITRKVYLCAACGTYFENWNLFLHMREIHKRHICLFCLGMFGQAERLSHHLEKKHSVAETPFSTVEDFYNAFKGSCYLICCSCEKTFSETDNFYNHFCPTSLSDDKSPEQEEDICSVCRQVGSHAATCQRQVEGNSSGKSGVKIGSKGLLPRSKNHRVKKSEKHMLSSYQKKLTQLYERKMTLKTERASLDSAPSEPVVVSDVCVNLEIPQISERPESSNLSRDTVAETILQVSKLSDDPKEISPMPPSPEAEDTDDKQLKSPEDVENREEVDRNNWDSVTETIMRVSRFENSEQSETEKISSDCEENRLEHNDQEMMVDEVHQSETPEDVDKRDDSSSDDPDDDEESLKKLESTPMSVSRVNRTKGSLVIKICTNKNSHYSVSTPNMNGVDESEDNNNDSDSDNDRLTVALNDESNRIQDDAEPSSYNEFVGDDDQGTPGDVDNVEKSLEETDKIPQENEESKSNADNFEVKEASEKPTTEDGIQLAGDDAPSIDLNVNDLLENLQIVDLLKGCIEAASPTCVYCNHARHIAVNGKQLALHMLTEHRFQPQHPAIIIQPEQFINRVKKFIDQLDGHYFNADSYDSDIGTYNVPTIRMYECFNCRVVSHVHKDLYLHNRKMHQKTILICVMCKSTFYSYSELLCHLCPGIYLSMETDMSTQSLTSSILNPSIKYRCCICTIDPLPSAFRLMVHLRKRHHACDVCLELNGNQQRLSNHVWKHKLQHLCYRCGIAYRNKPDITKHLFWKHGTESVLCKKCLQKKWPHIYHFCIPPTAFICDECNVSFSRAVALKVHKRIHTKEEPYACADCKMRFISKKLLMRHEVEIHRPPPEVPEIPALADDHCGDNGDADGQQDEGGDGNHQKCGGEGLGNEGPTTGASSRPASAAQSQVSGGSPSGALGIPEGLSESQKMSVEPVRKVVDVYDLPPLNLSDSDSDDENDEAEGVSRNDEKKDDNEVEMKEGEESRAGDDTVNPSVAGASESEQIDEHQEQQVDIMNGIWDNFKSYATTTETNLEELAKSEEKIIEAKQKELVSIITADHDYCVVYGDSKMEEEPEETQNSPKTADLGENGVNITDTVNETDQAFLTEVTINEVNEVSIPTVESDVEKKKEKSPKKKVNSNSSSSDSSSDSDSSSCSCGTNCSCSSSSSDSSSSSSSSSDSDSSGSESSPKKQLEGRKRERKRVKNSQHKRLKEDNFENEETVNNAINEINPEEELINVHTIDEPSVIDVQEQYNLPTPDVPHVERRNVMRESDLETDETETDEDFYDEHPQELANKLLVEKRNQLLHLANVSVPSETSVKNGVVDNMEIQSQTSSRKKIKVKKRKKTSDSRRGARAARGARGTRGRRSKYPGAQVVAADHDEPPIKINIPKQKYDRQKHSKIRFSSMVPPANSTCQSAEYSMNNSTFVQGSQMSGGYSGASGASGTETPGSESKRASKRKRIPKKFYGDSSDDEQPNQYPKWRRIENNSGIVGGQAGQQGHQYVPTITIKQNFGPSLQSKWYNAEPQANFVVYNNETAPSTLGASVTDTEEGVDDTSSESSGSDVEQPVAEQPSVDCQPHKRQENNVTIPGPAVGGDKKHLYCYCQCPYDEVSEMIACDGDHCKIEWFHFECVGIMVPPKGKWYCPDCRKEDPTLKNDDFID; via the coding sequence ATGGAAGATGACGACGGTGAGGGTTCAAATACAGAATCACAAGTGCTAACAGACAgtgaatcattaaaaattcatcacaATTCAACGACCGAATCATCGGATTTGTCGGACGATGAGAAAGAAACGGAGAAGAATGATGTTGGTGGTGGCGATGACGAcgatgaggaggaggaggaggaggaggaaataTATCCAGAGAATTTTCCAACACGTCTGCCAAATCCAGTGTCACATCCTGTATTCAAGGGATTCAAGAAGCGTGTGATATCCGATAAAGCAGTAGAGGAGACTGGAGAAGCGGccagtgatgagaaaagaaGCCTAACCTCCAGAAGAGGTAAAATAACTGAGTACGCTCAGTATTTGGGTCTCCAGCCAGCAGCAAAGTACAATAAATGCTCAAAGTGCAATGTCACGAATAGTCATCGTAATCAGGGAAGGGATGAGTGTTTGTGTCAATCACAAGTGGCTGTTACAACACCAGaaacatcatcatcatcgtcatcatcatcagTTTTCAGTGATAATCATCCTAGTACTTCGAAATTAACAAATAACTTCAGGATAACGAGAAAAGTTTATCTGTGCGCTGCTTGTGGtacatattttgaaaattggaatCTATTTCTTCACATGAGGGAGATACATAAACGACACATTTGTCTATTTTGTTTGGGAATGTTTGGACAGGCTGAGAGGTTATCTCATCATCTTGAGAAAAAACACAGTGTTGCTGAGACGCCATTCAGTACAGTTGAGGATTTTTACAATGCTTTTAAGGGCTCTTGTTATTTAATATGCTGTTCGTGTGAAAAAACCTTCTCCGAGActgataatttttacaatCACTTCTGTCCCACATCCCTCAGTGATGATAAATCACCTGAGCAGGAGGAGGATATTTGCTCTGTATGTCGGCAAGTTGGATCACATGCTGCTACGTGCCAACGTCAAGTGGAGGGAAATAGTTCGGGTAAAAGTGGAGTGAAAATTGGGTCTAAAGGGCTCCTCCCCAGatcaaaaaatcatcgagTGAAGAAAAGTGAGAAACACATGCTGTcgtcttatcagaaaaaattgacacaactttatgaaagaaaaatgacactgaagacagagagagcgtcTTTGGACTCTGCACCAAGTGAACCTGTTGTTGTCAGTGATGTTTGTGTTAATCTCGAAATTCCCCAGATCTCGGAGAGGCCAGAATCCTCGAATTTGTCCCGGGATACTGTCGCTGAGACTATTCTGCAGGTCTCCAAGCTGTCTGACGATCCCAAAGAGATATCTCCAATGCCTCCATCACCAGAAGCTGAAGATACTGATGATAAACAGTTGAAATCACCTGAGGATGTGGAAAATCGTGAGGAAGTGGATAGAAATAATTGGGACAGTGTGACGGAGACCATAATGAGGGTATCacgttttgaaaattctgaacAATCAGAGACCGAAAAAATCAGCAGTGATTGTGAAGAAAATAGACTAGAACATAATGACCAGGAGATGATGGTGGATGAGGTACATCAATCAGAGACACCTGAGGACGTCGACAAGAGGGATGACTCGTCTTCTGATGATCCCGACGACGATGAAGAGAGCCTGAAAAAATTAGAATCGACACCAATGTCAGTCAGTAGAGTTAATAGGACCAAAGGTAGTCTGGTGATTAAAATttgtacaaataaaaattctcattactCTGTCAGCACTCCAAATATGAACGGTGTTGACGAATCAGAGGATAACAATAACGACAGTGACTCCGATAACGACAGGTTGACAGTTGCCCTGAATGACGAGAGCAACAGAATTCAAGACGATGCAGAACCCTCGAGTTACAACGAATTCGTGGGGGATGACGATCAAGGGACACCAGGAGATGTTGATAACGTTGAAAAGTCCCTCGAGGAGACCGACAAGATCCCCCAGGAAAATGAAGAATCTAAATCTAATGCTGATAATTTTGAGGTTAAAGAAGCATCAGAAAAACCTACCACTGAGGATGGCATTCAGCTTGCTGGTGATGATGCACCCAGTATCGATCTCAATGTCAACGATCTCCTCGAGAATCTCCAGATAGTTGATCTCTTAAAGGGCTGCATCGAGGCTGCCAGTCCCACCTGTGTGTACTGTAATCACGCAAGACACATCGCTGTAAATGGCAAACAACTGGCCCTCCACATGCTCACTGAGCACAGATTTCAACCACAACATCCTGCTATTATAATTCAACCCGAACAATTCATCAATagagttaaaaaattcattgatcagCTGGATGGCCATTACTTCAATGCTGACAGTTATGACAGTGACATTGGTACTTACAATGTACCAACGATTCGCATGTACGAGTGCTTCAATTGTCGTGTTGTCTCTCATGTACACAAAGATCTTTACTTACACAATCGTAAGATGCATCAGAAGACGATATTAATATGTGTTATGTGTAAATCAACATTCTACAGTTACAGTGAATTACTCTGTCATCTTTGTCCtggtatttatttatcaatggaAACAGACATGTCAACGCAGTCATTGACATCATCGATATTAAATCCAAGTATTAAATATCGTTGTTGTATATGTACAATTGATCCATTACCATCGGCATTCAGACTTATGGTACATCTTAGAAAACGTCATCATGCATGTGACGTTTGTCTTGAGCTTAATGGTAATCAGCAGAGGCTGTCAAATCACGTTTGGAAGCATAAACTTCAGCATTTGTGTTACAGATGTGGTATTGCATACAGAAATAAACCGGATATAACGAAACATTTATTTTGGAAACATGGAACTGAGAGTGTACTTTGTAAAAAatgtttgcaaaaaaaatggccGCATATTTATCACTTTTGCATACCGCCAACTGCTTTTATCTGTGACGAGTGTAATGTGAGTTTTTCAAGAGCTGTTGCCCTAAAGGTTCACAAGAGAATTCATACCAAGGAGGAGCCATATGCTTGTGCTGATTGTAAAATGAGATTTAtatcgaaaaaattgttgatgagacATGAAGTGGAGATACACAGGCCACCACCAGAAGTACCAGAGATACCAGCACTGGCTGATGATCATTGTGGGGATAATGGTGATGCTGATGGACAGCAGGATGAGGGTGGTGATGGTAATCATCAGAAATGTGGAGGCGAGGGATTGGGGAACGAGGGACCGACAACTGGGGCTTCATCACGTCCAGCAAGTGCAGCACAGAGTCAGGTTTCTGGAGGTAGTCCTAGTGGTGCTTTAGGAATACCTGAGGGACTGTCTGAATCCCAGAAAATGTCTGTGGAGCCAGTGAGGAAGGTTGTAGATGTCTATGATTTACCGCCTTTGAATCTTTCAGACAGTGATTCTGATGATGAGAATGATGAGGCAGAGGGAGTGAGCAGAAATGATGAGAAAAAGGATGATAATGAGGTGGAGATGAAAGAGGGGGAGGAGAGTAGAGCTGGTGATGATACTGTAAATCCCTCCGTTGCTGGTGCCAGTGAATCAGAACAGATTGACGAACATCAGGAGCAACAGGTTGATATTATGAATGGAATATGGGATAATTTCAAGTCATATGCTACGACGACTGAAACTAATCTCGAGGAGTTGGCTAAGAGTGAGGAAAAGATCATTGAGGCCAAGCAAAAGGAGCTTGTTAGTATAATAACAGCGGATCACGATTATTGTGTTGTTTATGGTGATTCCAAGATGGaggaggagccagaggagacacaaaattcaccaaaaactgCTGATCTAGGGGAGAATGGAGTCAACATAACTGATACTGTGAATGAAACTGATCAAGCTTTTCTCACTGAAGTTACCATCAACGAGGTGAACGAGGTTTCAATTCCCACTGTTGAGAGTGACGTTGagaagaagaaagaaaaatcgcCGAAGAAGAAGGTAAACAGCAACTCATCCTCGAGTGATTCCTCCAGTGATTCAGACTCCAGCAGTTGCTCCTGTGGTACAAACTGCAGCTGTAGCAGTTCATCGTCTGATTCGTCGTCATCGTCAAGCAGTTCATCTGATTCAGATAGCTCAGGATCTGAATCATCACCTAAGAAACAGTTGGAAGGCCGAAAGAGAGAACGCAAAAGGGTTAAAAATAGTCAGCATAAACGCTTGAAGGAGGACAATTTTGAGAATGAGGAGACTGTTAACAATGcgattaatgaaattaatccTGAGGAAGAACTTATTAATGTTCACACAATTGATGAGCCCAGTGTTATCGATGTTCAAGAGCAGTATAATTTACCAACACCAGATGTACCACATGTTGAGAGACGCAATGTAATGCGAGAATCTGATCTTGAAACTGATGAAACGGAAACCGAtgaagatttttatgatgaacaTCCTCAGGAGCTGGCCAATAAATTGCTGGTGGAGAAGAGAAATCAATTGTTACATCTTGCAAATGTTTCTGTACCATCAGAAACATCAGTGAAAAATGGAGTAGTTGATAATATGGAGATTCAGAGTCAGACGagtagtagaaaaaaaattaaagtaaaaAAGAGGAAGAAAACAAGCGACAGCAGAAGAGGGGCAAGAGCAGCTAGAGGGGCTCGTGGCACCAGAGGAAGACGATCCAAGTATCCAGGTGCTCAGGTGGTAGCTGCTGATCATGACGAGCCACCGATCAAGATAAACATTCCAAAGCAAAAATATGATCGTCAAAAACATTCGAAAATACGTTTTTCATCGATGGTACCACCAGCTAATTCAACATGTCAGTCTGCCGAGTATtcgatgaataattcaacattTGTTCAGGGAAGTCAGATGTCCGGGGGCTATTCAGGGGCATCTGGTGCTTCTGGTACCGAAACACCCGGCAGTGAGAGCAAGAGGGCATCCAAGAGAAAACGTATTCCAAAGAAATTTTATGGTGACTCGAGTGATGATGAACAACCTAATCAGTATCCAAAGTGGaggagaattgaaaataattctggtATTGTTGGAGGTCAGGCTGGACAACAGGGACATCAGTATGTGCCAACCATAACGATCAAGCAAAATTTTGGCCCATCACTTCAATCAAAATGGTATAATGCCGAACCGCAGGCAAATTTTGTGGTTTATAATAATGAAACAGCACCCAGTACACTTGGTGCATCTGTCACAGATACTGAAGAGGGTGTGGATGATACGAGTAGCGAGTCCAGTGGATCTGATGTTGAGCAACCAGTTGCAGAACAACCATCAGTTGATTGTCAACCACACAAGAGACAGGAGAATAATGTTACAATACCAGGACCAGCTGTTGGTGGTGATAAAAAACATCTTTATTGCTATTGTCAGTGCCCATATGACGAAGTTTCGGAGATGATTGCCTGTGATGGAGATCACTGTAAGATTGAGTGGTTTCATTTTGAGTGTGTTGGTATTATGGTACCACCAAAGGGCAAATGGTACTGTCCGGATTGTCGTAAGGAAGATCCTACACTTAAAAATGACGATTTCATTGACTGA